The DNA region GCGCGCGAAATCCCCCTCCGCCCGCTCGACCTTGATGACCCGCGCGCCCGCCTCGGCCAACCGGCACGAAAGGTAGGGCGCCGCCACGGCCTGTTCGAGCGTGACGACCGTCAGCCCGTCGAGATCTCCTGCCATCGTGCCTGCCCCTCCCGAGCGCTGCCTGCCGCCGAGAGAGGATGCCAAGCCCGCGCGCCCGCGGGAAATAGCATATCCGTTTGGGGGGTATCGCGGATTTCTATACCCGCATGCCGATGCGTCGCACTAGGATCGAAAACGGGCGAAGGAGGCTCCCACGATGACGATCGACCATTCCACCCAGTCCGACCCGGACGACCCCGGCATGACCCGCGCCCGCATCACCGGGGCCCATTTCATCGACAGCGTGGCGGACGCGCTGCAATACGTCTCCTACTATCACCCGCCGGATTTCATCACCGCCATGGCCCGCGCCTACGCGCGCGAGGAAAGCCCCTCGGCGAAGAACGCGATCCGGCAGATCCTGATGAACGCGCGCATGGCCGCGATCGGGCACCGTCCCATCTGTCAGGATACGGGCGTGGTGAACCTCTTTCTCAAGGTCGGTGTCGAGGCCCCGATCGACTGGACGCGCAGCCCGCAGGACATGGCCGACGAGGCCACGCGCCGCGCCTACAGCCTCGAGGCCAATCCGCTGAGAAATTCCGTCGTCGCGGACCCGCTGGGCGCGCGGCGCAACACCCGCGACAACACGCCCGCCATGCTCCAGACCGAACTCGTCGCGGGCGACAAGGTCGAGGTCACGGTCTCGGCCAAGGGCGGCGGGTCCGAGAACAAGGCGAAATTCGCCGTGCTGAACCCGTCGGATTCCGTCGCCGACTGGGTGGTCGAGACGGTCGCGGGCCTCGGGGCCGGGTGGTGCCCGCCCGGCATGATCGGGCTCGGCGTCGGCGGCAGCGTCGATCGCGCGATGGCGATGGCCAAGGCCTCGCTCAACGATCCCGTCGATATCGGCGATCTGCGCGACCGCGGTGCCGCGACGGCCGAGGAGGCTCTGCGCCTCGAACTCTACGACCGGCTGAACGCGCTCGGCATCGGCGCGCAGGGGCTGGGCGGCCTCACCGCCGTGCTCGACGTCAAGGTCCTCAGCTTCCCGACCCATGCGGCCTCGCTTCCGGTGGCGCTGATCCCGAACTGCGTGGCGACGCGGCACGCGCATTTCACGCTCGACGGCTCCGGCCCCGCGGAATTCGCGCCGCCGGACCTCTCGCTCTGGCCGGATCTGGGCGATGGCGCGGCCGAGGGGCGTCGCGTCGATCTCGATGCGCTCGACGACGACCTGCTGCGATCGTTCGAACCGGGCGAGACGCTGCTCCTGTCGGGGCGCATGGTTACCGGCCGCGACGCCGCGCACCGGCGCATGATCGACGCGCTGGATCGCGGCGAGGATCTGCCCGTCGATCTGCGCGGCCGCGCGATCTACTACGTGGGCCCCGTCGATCCCGTGGGCTCCGAGGTGATCGGCCCCGCGGGCCCCACCACCTCGGAACGGATGGACAGGTTCACCCGCCCCCTTCTCGCGGCCTCGGGTCTCAGGATGATGATCGGCAAGGCCGAACGCGGCCCCGAGGCGGTCGCGGCCATCCGCGATCACGGGGCCGTCTATCTCATCGCCGTGGGCGGTGCCGCCTATCTCGTCTCGAAGGCCGTCCGCTCCGCGCGCCCCGTCGCCTACGAGGATCTCGGGATGGAGGCGATCTACGAGATCGTGGTCGAGGACATGCCCGTCACCGTCGCCGTCGACACGCGCGGCCAGTCGATCCACGTGACGGGCCCACCGCGATGGGCCCGCAAGATCTGACCGCGCGGCCTTTGGTCAGACGGTCCGCCCGCCATCCACCTCGAGGATCACGCCCGTGATGAACTCTGCCTCGTCCGACGCGAGATAGAGCGCCGCATTGGCGATGTCCTGCGGCTCCGACAACCGCCCCAGCGGCACGGTCGCGATGAACTTCTCGCGGTTCTCGGGCGTGTCCTCCATCCCCATGAACTGCTCCAGCAGCCCCGTCGCGCCCATCACCGGCGCGATGCAGTTGACGCGGATCCTGTCCGGCGCAAGCTCCACGGCCAGCGACCGCGTCATCAGGTTCACCGCCCCCTTCGAGGAATTGTACCACGTCAGCCCCGGTCGCGGCCGGATGCCCGCGGTCGAGCCCACGTTGATCATCACGCCCTGCCCGGCATCGCGCCAGACCGGCACGCAGCTCTTCGTCATGTGAAAGATCGACAGCACGTTGACGTCGTAGATCTTGCGAAACGTCGCCTCGTCGGTCTCCATCAGCGGCGCGTTGCGGTTCGTCCAGCCCGCATTGTTGACGACGATGTCGATCCCGCCGAACGCGCCCTCGGTCTCCTCCACCGCGGCCTGCACCGCCGCGCCGTCCGACACGTCGCATTCGACCGCGATCGCGGCCTCGCCGATCTCCTCGGCGACCGCGCGCGCCCCGTCGAGGTCCAGATCGACGATGGCGACCCTGGCGCCCTCCCGCGCGAAGGTCTTCGCGATGCCGCGTCCGAAGCCCGACGCGGCCCCCGTGACGATCGTGCGCTTGTCCTTCAGCCTCATGCCCCTCACCTCACCCGTGGTTATTGACGATTGTCTTGATGGTGGAGAATTCGAGGAGGGCTGCGAAGCCCTTCTCGCGGCCGTGGCCGGACCTGCGGATGCCGCCGAAGGGCAGCTCGACCCCGC from Palleronia sp. LCG004 includes:
- a CDS encoding SDR family oxidoreductase; translation: MRLKDKRTIVTGAASGFGRGIAKTFAREGARVAIVDLDLDGARAVAEEIGEAAIAVECDVSDGAAVQAAVEETEGAFGGIDIVVNNAGWTNRNAPLMETDEATFRKIYDVNVLSIFHMTKSCVPVWRDAGQGVMINVGSTAGIRPRPGLTWYNSSKGAVNLMTRSLAVELAPDRIRVNCIAPVMGATGLLEQFMGMEDTPENREKFIATVPLGRLSEPQDIANAALYLASDEAEFITGVILEVDGGRTV
- a CDS encoding fumarate hydratase; this encodes MTRARITGAHFIDSVADALQYVSYYHPPDFITAMARAYAREESPSAKNAIRQILMNARMAAIGHRPICQDTGVVNLFLKVGVEAPIDWTRSPQDMADEATRRAYSLEANPLRNSVVADPLGARRNTRDNTPAMLQTELVAGDKVEVTVSAKGGGSENKAKFAVLNPSDSVADWVVETVAGLGAGWCPPGMIGLGVGGSVDRAMAMAKASLNDPVDIGDLRDRGAATAEEALRLELYDRLNALGIGAQGLGGLTAVLDVKVLSFPTHAASLPVALIPNCVATRHAHFTLDGSGPAEFAPPDLSLWPDLGDGAAEGRRVDLDALDDDLLRSFEPGETLLLSGRMVTGRDAAHRRMIDALDRGEDLPVDLRGRAIYYVGPVDPVGSEVIGPAGPTTSERMDRFTRPLLAASGLRMMIGKAERGPEAVAAIRDHGAVYLIAVGGAAYLVSKAVRSARPVAYEDLGMEAIYEIVVEDMPVTVAVDTRGQSIHVTGPPRWARKI